The Panacibacter microcysteis genome includes a window with the following:
- a CDS encoding DUF4136 domain-containing protein has protein sequence MKRTLVVLSGAVLIAATGCQKDPLNNLTPEESRIYVTNYDSSANFESYKTYNLADSVAVIDNGKATKEATASDRAYVDAVNKYMQERGYTKVSKAQSPDLGLTVNRIYQSSSGVVTYGDYWDYYGGYWDPYYWGYGGYGYYVPYGYSVFEITEGAVSIDMLDLKDAAGSNKISLIWNGLVRGTGIFNETNADAQVKALFDQSQYIKTNN, from the coding sequence ATGAAACGCACACTTGTAGTATTGTCCGGAGCGGTGTTGATTGCAGCAACAGGTTGCCAGAAAGATCCGCTGAATAACCTTACGCCGGAAGAATCGAGAATTTATGTTACCAATTACGATTCATCGGCAAATTTTGAAAGTTATAAGACATATAACCTTGCCGATTCCGTAGCGGTGATTGATAATGGTAAGGCCACCAAAGAGGCGACAGCATCTGACCGCGCATACGTTGATGCAGTAAATAAGTATATGCAGGAGCGCGGCTATACCAAAGTAAGCAAAGCCCAGTCCCCGGATCTTGGTTTAACCGTTAACAGGATCTACCAGAGTTCCTCAGGCGTGGTAACGTATGGCGATTATTGGGATTATTATGGCGGCTATTGGGATCCTTATTACTGGGGCTACGGCGGCTATGGTTATTATGTGCCTTACGGTTACAGCGTATTTGAGATTACAGAAGGCGCAGTATCAATTGACATGCTTGATCTTAAAGATGCTGCAGGCTCAAACAAAATAAGCCTTATATGGAACGGCCTGGTGCGTGGTACAGGTATTTTCAATGAAACCAATGCAGATGCACAGGTAAAAGCATTGTTTGATCAGTCGCAGTACATTAAAACCAACAATTAA
- the atpC gene encoding ATP synthase F1 subunit epsilon, translating into MTLEILTPEKKLYSGDVYGVQLPGIDGLFEVLDKHAPLVSALGKGKLKILKDKSSSESYMIQGGFVEVSNNKATVLIEGAQEI; encoded by the coding sequence ATGACTTTAGAAATATTAACTCCTGAAAAGAAACTATACAGCGGTGATGTTTATGGCGTTCAGTTGCCGGGCATTGATGGCTTGTTTGAAGTGCTTGACAAGCACGCCCCGCTGGTTAGTGCGCTTGGAAAAGGCAAACTGAAGATACTGAAAGACAAAAGCAGTTCTGAGTCTTACATGATACAGGGTGGTTTTGTAGAAGTATCCAACAATAAAGCTACTGTATTAATAGAAGGAGCACAGGAGATATAG
- the atpD gene encoding F0F1 ATP synthase subunit beta: MANKGKVKQIIGAVVDVQFADGNLPEIYNALELKRDNGDKLVLEVQQHLGEDSVRTIAMDGTEGLVRGTEVIDTGKAIAMPTGDGINGRLFNVTGDAIDGLPQVSKENGRPIHALPPLFENLSTSTEVLFTGIKVIDLIEPYAKGGKIGLFGGAGVGKTVLIQELINNIAKGYGGLSVFAGVGERTREGNDLLREMIEAGIMKYGDAFKHSMEEGGWDLSKVDMEGLKDSKATFVFGQMNEPPGARARVALSGLTIAEYFRDGDGTGKGKDILFFVDNIFRFTQAGSEVSALLGRMPSAVGYQPTLATEMGLMQERITSTKNGSITSVQAVYVPADDLTDPAPATTFAHLDATTVLSRKISDLGIYPAVDPLDSTSRILTPAIVGESHYNTANRVKLILQRYKELQDIIAILGMDELSDEDKLTVSRARRVQRFLSQPFHVAEQFTGLKGVFVDINDTIKGFNMIMDGEVDEYPEAAFNLVGTIEDAIEKGKKLLAQAQG; encoded by the coding sequence ATGGCTAATAAGGGTAAAGTAAAACAAATCATTGGCGCGGTAGTAGACGTGCAGTTTGCAGATGGCAACCTGCCTGAAATCTACAACGCGCTGGAACTGAAAAGAGACAACGGTGATAAACTGGTTCTTGAAGTTCAACAACACCTCGGTGAAGACAGCGTTCGTACCATTGCGATGGACGGTACCGAAGGTCTGGTACGTGGTACAGAAGTAATTGATACCGGAAAAGCAATTGCAATGCCTACCGGCGACGGTATTAATGGCCGTCTGTTTAATGTAACAGGTGATGCAATTGATGGTTTGCCCCAGGTTAGCAAAGAAAATGGTCGTCCTATACATGCCCTGCCACCATTATTTGAAAACCTGAGTACTTCTACTGAAGTATTGTTTACAGGTATTAAGGTAATTGACCTTATTGAACCTTATGCAAAAGGTGGTAAGATCGGTTTGTTTGGTGGTGCCGGTGTGGGTAAAACAGTACTGATCCAGGAATTGATTAACAATATTGCCAAAGGCTACGGTGGTTTGTCGGTGTTTGCGGGTGTGGGTGAGCGTACACGTGAGGGGAACGACCTGCTGCGTGAAATGATTGAGGCCGGCATTATGAAATATGGTGATGCTTTCAAACACAGCATGGAAGAAGGAGGTTGGGATCTTAGCAAAGTGGATATGGAAGGTTTGAAAGATTCCAAGGCTACTTTCGTATTCGGGCAGATGAATGAGCCGCCAGGTGCCCGTGCACGTGTGGCATTGTCTGGTCTTACTATTGCTGAATATTTTCGTGACGGAGATGGTACCGGAAAAGGTAAAGACATCCTGTTTTTCGTAGATAATATCTTCCGTTTTACACAGGCAGGTTCTGAAGTATCTGCATTGCTGGGTCGTATGCCATCAGCGGTGGGTTACCAGCCAACACTTGCCACAGAAATGGGTTTGATGCAGGAACGTATCACTTCCACCAAAAATGGTTCTATTACGTCTGTACAGGCGGTATATGTACCGGCAGATGACTTAACTGACCCCGCGCCGGCTACAACCTTCGCCCACCTTGATGCCACAACGGTATTGAGCCGTAAAATATCTGACCTTGGTATCTACCCTGCGGTGGATCCGCTGGATTCTACATCACGTATCTTAACACCGGCAATTGTTGGTGAATCGCACTACAACACTGCCAACCGTGTAAAGCTGATCTTACAGCGCTATAAAGAGCTGCAGGATATCATTGCCATCCTGGGTATGGATGAGCTGAGTGATGAAGATAAATTAACAGTAAGCCGTGCACGCCGTGTGCAACGCTTCCTTTCCCAGCCTTTCCATGTGGCAGAACAGTTTACCGGTTTGAAAGGTGTTTTTGTTGACATTAATGATACCATCAAAGGTTTTAATATGATCATGGATGGTGAAGTTGATGAATATCCTGAAGCAGCATTTAACCTGGTAGGTACAATTGAAGATGCCATCGAAAAAGGTAAAAAATTGCTGGCCCAGGCGCAGGGATAG